One region of Thunnus albacares chromosome 8, fThuAlb1.1, whole genome shotgun sequence genomic DNA includes:
- the nr4a3 gene encoding nuclear receptor subfamily 4 group A member 3 isoform X3, which translates to MPCVQAQYGPAPPGSAYSGQSFSYQGDSYSSDLMTPDYTKLDLGGGEISAAATTSLPSFNVFVEGSYEPKSSCLYQMPAHRPTIKKEEESYPTAPPLEAMSSSTMYFKQSPPSTPTTPSLPPQPGTSFLWEEHSLAPPSHPHSLGSSLETGLKSPRFPHFYQHSPPHSGGSGGGYESLGGGLVRTSSSSSSSSSTVSHPHGPPLEQPMYQLHCGAGSSSLAFRSLALRPCGPLLGDSLPSPPPRGPQGEGTCAVCGDNAACQHYGVRTCEGCKGFFKRTVQKNAKYVCLASKNCPVDKRRRNRCQYCRFQKCLSVGMVKEVVRTDSLKGRRGRLPSKPKSPLQTEASPPSPPLSLLSALLRAYSHCTPRDLDYSQFSAADPPTSSSDAEHIQLFYRLLTVSMETTRCWADRLPGFSELQRDDQNLLIDSAFLELFVLRLAHRSMLSEDKLVFCNGLVLHRFQCLRGFGEWLDSIRDFSTHLQSLNLDASAFACLAALVLLTEQVPGLKDSKRVEELQNKVICCLRDHLGCGPSSSSSKAAPPLSRILGLRAELRSQRTQGLQRIFYLKLEDLVPPPPLIDRFLDTLPY; encoded by the exons ATGCCCTGTGTGCAGGCTCAGTACGGGCCCGCCCCACCAGGCTCAGCCTACTCCGGCCAGTCCTTCAGTTACCAGGGCGACAGCTACAGCTCTGATCTCATGACCCCTGACTACACCAAGTTGGACCTGGGCGGCGGTGAGATCTCCGCTGCCGCCACCACCTCCCTACCCAGTTTCAACGTCTTTGTGGAGGGGAGCTACGAGCCCAAGTCCTCCTGCCTCTACCAGATGCCCGCACACAGGCCCACCAtcaaaaaagaggaggagagctaCCCGACTGCTCCGCCGCTGGAGGCCAtgtcctcctccactatgtaCTTTAAACAGtctcccccctccacccccacaaCCCCATCCCTGCCGCCccagcctggcacctccttcCTGTGGGAGGAGCACTCCCTGGCCCCTCCGTCACACCCCCACTCTCTGGGCTCCAGCCTGGAGACGGGCCTCAAGTCGCCCCGCTTTCCACACTTCTACCAGCACTCACCGCCCCACAGCGGCGGCAGCGGCGGTGGCTATGAGAGTCTGGGAGGAGGACTGGTTCGcacctcatcctcttcctcatcctcatcctccacTGTCTCCCATCCTCATGGTCCACCTCTGGAGCAGCCAATGTACCAGCTGCACTGTGGGGCCGGCAGCAGCAGCCTCGCCTTCCGCTCCCTGGCTCTCAGGCCCTGTGGCCCCCTACTAGGGGACAGCCTGCCCTCGCCTCCCCCTCGTGGCCCCCAAGGAGAGGGCACCTGCGCAGTGTGTGGGGACAACGCGGCCTGCCAGCACTACGGCGTACGCACTTGTGAGGGCTGCAAGGGCTTCTTCAAG cGCACCGTGCAGAAAAACGCCAAGTATGTGTGTCTGGCCAGTAAGAACTGTCCTGTGGACAAGAGGAGACGCAACCGCTGCCAGTACTGCCGCTTCCAGAAGTGTCTGAGCGTCGGGATGGTAAAGGAAG TGGTGCGTACTGATAGCTTGAAGGGGCGCCGAGGACGTCTGCCTTCCAAACCAAAGAGCCCCCTGCAGACAGAGGcgtctcctccttctccaccCCTCAGcctgctctctgctctgctcaggGCTTATTCCCACTGCACGCCCCGTGACCTCGACTACAGCCAG TTCAGCGCTGCCGACCCTCCCACCTCCTCTTCGGATGCCGAGCACATCCAGCTCTTCTACAGGCTGCTCACTGTCTCGATGGAGACCACGCGGTGCTGGGCTGACCGGCTGCCTGGGTTCTCCGAGCTCCAGCGCGATGATCAGAACCTGCTCATAGACTCTGCCTTCCTGGAGCTGTTTGTCTTGCGATTGGCTCACAG GTCGATGCTGTCAGAGGATAAACTAGTGTTCTGCAACGGTTTGGTGCTGCACAGGTTCCAGTGCCTTCGTGGGTTTGGAGAGTGGCTGGACTCCATTCGGGACTTCTCCACCCACCTCCAGAGCCTAAACCTGGACGCCTCTGCTTTCGCCTGCCTGGCTGCCCTGGTGTTGCTCACAG AGCAAGTCCCAGGTCTGAAGGACTCAAAGCGGGTGGAAGAGCTGCAGAATAAAGTGATTTGTTGTCTCAGAGACCACCTGGGCTGCGGcccttcttcctcctcgtcCAAGGCTGCGCCCCCTCTGAGTCGTATTCTGGGTTTAAGGGCAGAACTCCGTTCCCAGAGGACCCAGGGCCTTCAACGAATCTTCTACCTGAAGCTGGAGGACCTGGTACCACCCCCACCGTTGATTGATAGGTTCCTGGACACTCTGCCCTACTGA
- the nr4a3 gene encoding nuclear receptor subfamily 4 group A member 3 isoform X2 — translation MNKRAQLLEQLQFVQLKCTPRDMPCVQAQYGPAPPGSAYSGQSFSYQGDSYSSDLMTPDYTKLDLGGGEISAAATTSLPSFNVFVEGSYEPKSSCLYQMPAHRPTIKKEEESYPTAPPLEAMSSSTMYFKQSPPSTPTTPSLPPQPGTSFLWEEHSLAPPSHPHSLGSSLETGLKSPRFPHFYQHSPPHSGGSGGGYESLGGGLVRTSSSSSSSSSTVSHPHGPPLEQPMYQLHCGAGSSSLAFRSLALRPCGPLLGDSLPSPPPRGPQGEGTCAVCGDNAACQHYGVRTCEGCKGFFKRTVQKNAKYVCLASKNCPVDKRRRNRCQYCRFQKCLSVGMVKEVVRTDSLKGRRGRLPSKPKSPLQTEASPPSPPLSLLSALLRAYSHCTPRDLDYSQFSAADPPTSSSDAEHIQLFYRLLTVSMETTRCWADRLPGFSELQRDDQNLLIDSAFLELFVLRLAHRSMLSEDKLVFCNGLVLHRFQCLRGFGEWLDSIRDFSTHLQSLNLDASAFACLAALVLLTEQVPGLKDSKRVEELQNKVICCLRDHLGCGPSSSSSKAAPPLSRILGLRAELRSQRTQGLQRIFYLKLEDLVPPPPLIDRFLDTLPY, via the exons ACATGCCCTGTGTGCAGGCTCAGTACGGGCCCGCCCCACCAGGCTCAGCCTACTCCGGCCAGTCCTTCAGTTACCAGGGCGACAGCTACAGCTCTGATCTCATGACCCCTGACTACACCAAGTTGGACCTGGGCGGCGGTGAGATCTCCGCTGCCGCCACCACCTCCCTACCCAGTTTCAACGTCTTTGTGGAGGGGAGCTACGAGCCCAAGTCCTCCTGCCTCTACCAGATGCCCGCACACAGGCCCACCAtcaaaaaagaggaggagagctaCCCGACTGCTCCGCCGCTGGAGGCCAtgtcctcctccactatgtaCTTTAAACAGtctcccccctccacccccacaaCCCCATCCCTGCCGCCccagcctggcacctccttcCTGTGGGAGGAGCACTCCCTGGCCCCTCCGTCACACCCCCACTCTCTGGGCTCCAGCCTGGAGACGGGCCTCAAGTCGCCCCGCTTTCCACACTTCTACCAGCACTCACCGCCCCACAGCGGCGGCAGCGGCGGTGGCTATGAGAGTCTGGGAGGAGGACTGGTTCGcacctcatcctcttcctcatcctcatcctccacTGTCTCCCATCCTCATGGTCCACCTCTGGAGCAGCCAATGTACCAGCTGCACTGTGGGGCCGGCAGCAGCAGCCTCGCCTTCCGCTCCCTGGCTCTCAGGCCCTGTGGCCCCCTACTAGGGGACAGCCTGCCCTCGCCTCCCCCTCGTGGCCCCCAAGGAGAGGGCACCTGCGCAGTGTGTGGGGACAACGCGGCCTGCCAGCACTACGGCGTACGCACTTGTGAGGGCTGCAAGGGCTTCTTCAAG cGCACCGTGCAGAAAAACGCCAAGTATGTGTGTCTGGCCAGTAAGAACTGTCCTGTGGACAAGAGGAGACGCAACCGCTGCCAGTACTGCCGCTTCCAGAAGTGTCTGAGCGTCGGGATGGTAAAGGAAG TGGTGCGTACTGATAGCTTGAAGGGGCGCCGAGGACGTCTGCCTTCCAAACCAAAGAGCCCCCTGCAGACAGAGGcgtctcctccttctccaccCCTCAGcctgctctctgctctgctcaggGCTTATTCCCACTGCACGCCCCGTGACCTCGACTACAGCCAG TTCAGCGCTGCCGACCCTCCCACCTCCTCTTCGGATGCCGAGCACATCCAGCTCTTCTACAGGCTGCTCACTGTCTCGATGGAGACCACGCGGTGCTGGGCTGACCGGCTGCCTGGGTTCTCCGAGCTCCAGCGCGATGATCAGAACCTGCTCATAGACTCTGCCTTCCTGGAGCTGTTTGTCTTGCGATTGGCTCACAG GTCGATGCTGTCAGAGGATAAACTAGTGTTCTGCAACGGTTTGGTGCTGCACAGGTTCCAGTGCCTTCGTGGGTTTGGAGAGTGGCTGGACTCCATTCGGGACTTCTCCACCCACCTCCAGAGCCTAAACCTGGACGCCTCTGCTTTCGCCTGCCTGGCTGCCCTGGTGTTGCTCACAG AGCAAGTCCCAGGTCTGAAGGACTCAAAGCGGGTGGAAGAGCTGCAGAATAAAGTGATTTGTTGTCTCAGAGACCACCTGGGCTGCGGcccttcttcctcctcgtcCAAGGCTGCGCCCCCTCTGAGTCGTATTCTGGGTTTAAGGGCAGAACTCCGTTCCCAGAGGACCCAGGGCCTTCAACGAATCTTCTACCTGAAGCTGGAGGACCTGGTACCACCCCCACCGTTGATTGATAGGTTCCTGGACACTCTGCCCTACTGA